Proteins from a genomic interval of Armatimonadia bacterium:
- a CDS encoding alpha-amylase family protein — MAFKLSTRMLFCDWHMPNFLPEIKIDYDEYFEGVKRTGAQSMIFMSKTAHGTCLFPSSVGITNRTMHGDLFGEIATRAKAAGLEFIAYYNMILSWELARLHPEWTQLDREGKPLRMFLYPCSCMSNEEFADHVSSHMAEATARYPIDGWFLDLQYFAPQGCFCPSCRRRFKEQFGYELDPEHFGVAQWLDLYTYQVKTREAFIHQALDRCNAEKPGLSWSWNGCGNPSSISATLDEGAHYLSTEAHPPSYLHASHATRYCEGLGKPFTLFMPESQGSWGDWTVTTPATIKGLSAIALAHGGALNINHIPYPCGDHGGKVPQKVWDTIAETFRFVAEREEFCSGKRPVPSVAVLHSAYNSRLLQSMARAGKGGHFGSATYSNESALSQLLLETHLSWEICPETMTLEQMRSYELIILPYMPYVSEELATKLRAYVEGGGRLLAGYHTSLFGEKGEKLENFSLADLFGSDYQEDSAYSISYLDNFDEALVGELPDMPLLIKDVSSGLMNPANHALYCRPRPMTRTLALITDPIIESDFEIGHYVYHDHAPPGYATDYPGITLSSYGKGQVLYFAVPFLQGYATKKSPFLQRLFALLLTDLLGVSGKARVEAPRSVKTSLMQDEEGWLLHLVHLQQGTDDMYLDSFYRPDPITVRVNPGWKVSSAQECVTKETYELRQSEEWTEFTIPGIRDHLVVRIARG, encoded by the coding sequence ATGGCGTTCAAGCTCAGCACTCGCATGCTCTTTTGCGACTGGCACATGCCCAACTTCCTGCCCGAGATCAAGATCGACTACGACGAGTACTTCGAGGGGGTCAAGCGCACCGGGGCGCAGAGCATGATCTTCATGTCCAAGACCGCCCACGGGACCTGCCTGTTCCCCAGCAGTGTCGGCATCACGAACCGGACGATGCACGGCGACCTGTTCGGCGAGATCGCCACGCGGGCCAAGGCGGCCGGGCTGGAGTTCATCGCCTACTACAACATGATCCTGAGCTGGGAGCTCGCGCGGCTGCACCCGGAGTGGACCCAACTCGACCGAGAAGGCAAGCCGCTGCGGATGTTCCTGTACCCGTGCTCGTGCATGAGCAACGAGGAGTTCGCCGATCACGTCTCCAGCCACATGGCGGAGGCGACTGCCCGCTATCCGATCGACGGCTGGTTCCTTGACCTGCAGTACTTCGCGCCGCAAGGATGCTTCTGCCCCTCCTGTCGTCGCCGGTTCAAGGAGCAGTTCGGTTACGAACTCGACCCCGAGCACTTCGGGGTCGCCCAGTGGCTCGACCTGTACACTTACCAGGTCAAGACGCGCGAGGCCTTCATTCACCAGGCCCTTGACCGCTGCAATGCCGAGAAGCCCGGCCTGAGCTGGTCCTGGAACGGCTGCGGGAACCCGAGCTCCATCTCGGCCACCCTCGATGAGGGCGCCCACTATCTGTCCACGGAGGCCCATCCTCCCTCCTACCTCCACGCGAGTCATGCCACCCGGTACTGCGAGGGGCTGGGCAAGCCCTTCACCCTGTTCATGCCCGAGAGTCAGGGCTCCTGGGGCGACTGGACGGTCACGACCCCGGCGACCATCAAGGGGCTGTCCGCAATCGCCCTGGCGCACGGCGGTGCGCTCAACATCAACCACATCCCGTACCCCTGCGGTGACCACGGAGGCAAGGTCCCACAGAAGGTGTGGGACACCATCGCTGAGACCTTCCGCTTCGTCGCCGAGCGTGAGGAGTTCTGCTCGGGCAAGCGCCCGGTGCCCTCAGTGGCCGTCTTGCACTCCGCCTACAACTCCCGGCTTCTGCAGTCGATGGCCCGTGCCGGCAAGGGAGGCCACTTCGGCTCCGCCACTTACAGCAACGAGTCCGCGCTGTCCCAGTTGCTGCTCGAGACTCACCTCTCCTGGGAGATCTGTCCGGAGACGATGACCCTGGAGCAGATGCGCAGCTACGAGCTGATCATCCTGCCCTACATGCCCTATGTGTCCGAGGAGCTTGCGACCAAACTGCGGGCCTACGTGGAGGGGGGCGGCCGTCTCCTGGCCGGCTACCACACCTCGCTGTTCGGTGAGAAGGGCGAGAAGCTGGAGAACTTCAGCCTGGCCGACCTCTTCGGGAGCGACTACCAGGAGGACTCCGCCTACAGCATCAGCTACCTGGACAACTTCGACGAGGCGCTCGTCGGAGAGCTGCCCGACATGCCGCTGCTCATCAAGGACGTCTCAAGCGGGCTGATGAACCCGGCGAACCACGCTCTCTACTGCCGTCCGCGACCGATGACGAGGACGCTGGCGCTGATCACCGACCCGATCATTGAGAGCGACTTCGAGATCGGGCACTATGTGTACCACGACCACGCGCCTCCGGGATACGCGACCGACTACCCCGGCATCACACTAAGCAGCTACGGCAAGGGCCAGGTCCTCTACTTCGCGGTTCCCTTCCTGCAGGGATACGCGACGAAGAAGTCGCCCTTCCTGCAGCGGCTCTTTGCCCTGCTGCTGACGGACCTGCTCGGGGTGTCAGGCAAGGCTCGCGTCGAGGCTCCGAGGTCTGTGAAGACCTCGCTGATGCAGGACGAGGAAGGCTGGCTGCTGCACTTGGTGCATCTGCAGCAAGGCACCGACGACATGTACCTGGACAGCTTCTACCGGCCCGACCCGATCACCGTGCGGGTGAATCCGGGCTGGAAGGTGAGCAGCGCCCAGGAGTGCGTGACCAAAGAGACCTACGAGCTGCGCCAGTCGGAGGAGTGGACGGAGTTCACGATCCCAGGCATCCGGGACCATCTGGTCGTGCGTATCGCGCGAGGATAG
- a CDS encoding polysaccharide deacetylase family protein, with protein sequence MSDITVVFGFDMETDVGSWGIDYTGVTDGTPKILDLYRSRGITGTFFFTGESARLHPEVVRSVKEAGHEVGCHSLYHETVGDPIFEIPGVKPLLPEEVPFRLKVATDWVTEALGERPVSFRCPRLWGSTAVCNALDDLGYVADASYPLYCYEKQLVPYHPSREDWRETGDLKLVEIPIFCDMTVESDDPYHRDRDQWPLFRNKSADELMVHIDNFLGYIAERSLPAVLCFYFHPWEFMPMPTRLHYGEGAVEPDYFLVENCGDYAMEQFTVLVDRLLERGATFRTAQKLAGQWA encoded by the coding sequence ATGAGCGACATCACCGTCGTCTTCGGTTTCGACATGGAGACCGATGTGGGCAGTTGGGGAATCGACTACACCGGTGTGACCGACGGCACCCCCAAGATCCTGGACCTGTACCGGAGCCGGGGCATCACCGGCACCTTCTTCTTCACCGGCGAGAGCGCGCGGCTGCACCCCGAAGTGGTGCGCAGCGTCAAGGAAGCCGGACACGAGGTCGGCTGCCATTCGCTGTACCACGAGACCGTCGGCGACCCCATCTTCGAGATCCCCGGCGTCAAGCCGCTGCTGCCCGAGGAAGTGCCCTTCCGCCTGAAGGTCGCGACGGACTGGGTAACCGAGGCACTCGGCGAGAGGCCTGTCTCCTTCCGCTGCCCGCGTCTGTGGGGAAGCACTGCCGTATGCAACGCCCTGGACGATCTGGGCTACGTGGCCGACGCCTCCTATCCGCTCTACTGCTATGAGAAGCAGCTTGTGCCCTACCACCCGAGCCGCGAGGACTGGCGGGAGACCGGAGATCTGAAGCTGGTCGAGATCCCCATCTTCTGCGACATGACGGTCGAGAGCGACGACCCCTATCACCGTGACCGTGACCAATGGCCGCTGTTCCGCAACAAGAGCGCCGACGAGCTAATGGTGCACATCGACAACTTCCTCGGCTACATCGCTGAGCGGAGTCTGCCGGCAGTGCTGTGCTTCTACTTCCACCCCTGGGAGTTCATGCCGATGCCCACGCGACTGCACTACGGTGAGGGCGCCGTCGAGCCCGACTACTTCCTGGTGGAGAACTGCGGCGACTATGCAATGGAGCAGTTCACGGTGCTGGTCGACCGCCTGCTGGAGCGCGGTGCTACCTTCAGGACGGCACAGAAACTTGCGGGTCAGTGGGCGTGA
- a CDS encoding MFS transporter, translating to METQDAPRHTSTNSPIAPREPVAYLRLMVASTLGMTVFGAVQVVPAVSLDAIGTDLGLNLEHRGAVISLRMVGLVVSLLLVGYLGQRRGKQHFLFWGFLAIAAGKLLGAQSSGYSSILGAMGITGLGLGVVEALVNPLAAQLNPRHSARALNILNGLFSLGLVVGAFTTGGLLDSGHSWRMAFLIWLLPCAVCAVLFLTPHYPRHREETEGASSGASELRRFLGLPLFWVLFVAMVMGGGCEAGITSWAPNYMVKILGASARGGALATIVYGSFMALGRFASGFLVTRVGPVGLMTASAVCCGLTTVGLAGVQSPWAAWCLFALSGLFVACFWPTMLSVASDHISTASTWLFALLSAAGVLGCVIFPWTIGALGDDFGLRSAVLVLPASMVVLLALMVPAARLVRPHRHRAEVVQPH from the coding sequence ATGGAGACGCAGGACGCACCCCGGCATACCTCCACAAACTCGCCAATCGCGCCCCGGGAGCCAGTGGCCTATCTGCGCCTGATGGTCGCTTCCACGCTCGGCATGACCGTCTTCGGTGCCGTCCAGGTGGTCCCGGCGGTGTCCCTGGACGCGATCGGCACTGACCTGGGTCTGAACCTCGAGCACCGTGGTGCGGTGATATCGCTGCGGATGGTGGGACTGGTCGTGTCGCTCCTGCTGGTCGGATACCTTGGCCAGCGACGCGGCAAGCAGCATTTCCTGTTCTGGGGCTTCCTGGCCATCGCTGCCGGGAAACTCCTGGGGGCGCAGTCCAGCGGCTACTCCTCGATTCTGGGTGCGATGGGGATCACCGGCCTTGGGCTGGGCGTGGTTGAGGCTCTTGTCAACCCACTGGCGGCGCAGCTCAACCCACGACACTCCGCCCGGGCTCTCAACATCCTCAACGGGCTGTTCTCGCTGGGGCTGGTGGTGGGAGCCTTCACCACCGGGGGGCTGCTTGACTCGGGGCACTCGTGGCGGATGGCCTTCCTGATCTGGCTGTTGCCCTGCGCGGTCTGCGCCGTGCTCTTCCTGACCCCGCACTACCCAAGGCACAGGGAGGAAACCGAAGGGGCAAGCTCCGGCGCGTCGGAGCTGCGACGCTTCCTCGGCTTGCCCCTCTTCTGGGTGCTGTTTGTGGCGATGGTCATGGGTGGGGGCTGTGAGGCCGGGATTACCTCCTGGGCCCCCAACTACATGGTGAAGATCCTGGGCGCCTCGGCACGTGGCGGCGCCCTGGCAACGATCGTCTACGGCAGCTTCATGGCCCTGGGTCGGTTCGCCAGCGGCTTTCTGGTAACCCGCGTGGGCCCGGTCGGACTGATGACGGCCTCAGCGGTGTGCTGTGGGCTGACCACGGTGGGCCTCGCCGGTGTACAGTCTCCGTGGGCGGCCTGGTGCCTGTTCGCCCTCAGCGGGCTCTTCGTCGCCTGCTTCTGGCCCACGATGCTGTCCGTGGCCTCGGATCACATCAGCACCGCCTCCACGTGGCTCTTCGCGCTACTCTCGGCGGCGGGAGTCCTGGGCTGCGTGATCTTCCCCTGGACGATTGGCGCCCTGGGCGACGATTTCGGCCTGCGTTCCGCCGTACTGGTGCTGCCGGCGTCGATGGTGGTACTACTGGCGCTGATGGTCCCGGCGGCACGACTGGTACGCCCGCACCGTCATCGCGCCGAAGTAGTGCAGCCCCACTGA
- a CDS encoding Xaa-Pro peptidase family protein: MATPSIPKSEFAKRWATLQEKMAQADIDVLIAHGDEADPSNVRYLADYWPLFETGGVALGREGDPILLIGPETLTFAQDRAKTGRIMQLLEYRESAEPEYPGVVLDTFADVIAAAAGGKEVKRLGIAGLPVMPVTLHDALKKGVGKAKIVRADDLIVDMRTVKSANELKCMREAFRISEVATEYVLNNMKPGMTEQQVVGLAQAAMYANGAEYEGHPTYVLSGRNSTHAIGRPSPKVLKEGELIQLNIGALVNGYSSSVGRPVCFGKMPAKMRELAEFGLEAHFKTAEMMKAGVPAAEVVIKFEEFVKARGYGDYLLYGPCHSIGLMEVERPWMESSSKYPLAENMTFQVDTFLYTKGFGMRWEDGVRVTKSGVEWLSEKHLEVIEL, translated from the coding sequence ATGGCAACGCCTAGCATCCCCAAGTCCGAGTTCGCCAAGCGTTGGGCGACACTGCAGGAGAAGATGGCGCAGGCCGATATCGATGTCCTCATCGCCCACGGGGACGAAGCCGATCCGTCCAACGTGCGGTACCTGGCCGACTACTGGCCGCTCTTTGAGACCGGCGGCGTAGCCCTGGGTCGGGAGGGAGACCCGATCCTGCTCATCGGCCCCGAGACCCTCACCTTCGCCCAGGACCGGGCCAAAACCGGCCGCATCATGCAGCTTCTCGAGTACCGTGAGTCGGCCGAGCCTGAGTATCCCGGCGTCGTCCTCGACACCTTCGCCGACGTGATCGCGGCCGCCGCTGGTGGCAAGGAAGTCAAGCGCCTTGGCATCGCCGGCCTTCCCGTCATGCCGGTCACCCTCCACGACGCACTGAAGAAGGGCGTCGGCAAGGCGAAGATCGTCCGCGCCGACGATCTCATCGTCGATATGCGCACCGTCAAGAGCGCCAACGAACTCAAGTGCATGCGTGAGGCCTTCCGCATCAGCGAAGTCGCCACCGAGTACGTCCTCAACAACATGAAGCCGGGCATGACCGAGCAGCAGGTTGTCGGTCTTGCGCAGGCAGCAATGTATGCGAACGGCGCCGAGTACGAGGGCCATCCGACCTACGTGCTCTCGGGCCGCAACAGCACCCATGCCATCGGCCGCCCGAGCCCCAAGGTCCTCAAGGAGGGCGAGCTGATTCAGCTCAACATCGGCGCGCTGGTCAACGGCTACTCCTCCAGCGTCGGCCGCCCGGTGTGCTTTGGCAAGATGCCGGCGAAGATGCGCGAGCTGGCGGAGTTCGGCCTGGAGGCGCACTTCAAGACCGCCGAAATGATGAAGGCCGGCGTGCCCGCGGCCGAGGTCGTCATCAAGTTCGAGGAGTTCGTCAAGGCCCGTGGCTACGGCGACTACCTGCTCTACGGCCCCTGCCACTCCATCGGCTTGATGGAAGTCGAGCGCCCGTGGATGGAGTCCAGCTCCAAGTACCCGCTGGCCGAGAACATGACCTTCCAGGTGGACACCTTCCTGTACACCAAGGGCTTCGGAATGCGCTGGGAAGACGGCGTGCGGGTCACCAAGTCCGGCGTCGAGTGGCTGTCCGAGAAGCACCTCGAAGTCATCGAGCTCTAG
- a CDS encoding alpha-amylase family protein: MHDPKWCIFFDFHTMPACPDVGAGFDFDAITGQLADCGVDYMVFPARCNLGVAYYNTKVGIRHPSLQYDLIGKLSEACQKRGIALSCYINTGLSHEEALLHREWCVLNPEGYTYRPNRLDHFFRQMCYNTGYTEHLEEMIRELVSGYPISGLFFDCMHTQPCVGVECIREMKELGVNWQCDEELHQYNYMKMNRFARRIADTAKAVNPNLLLYCNGVDYEAQSDIGTYLEFECLPTGGWGYETLPVGARYLRTLGKPVLNMSGRFHKSWGDFGGIRTEASLEYDCVYGMANAMRTTIGDHFHPRGDINKAVFDLYKRLYDRLQRYEPWLDKATAEVDTAIVWPYPYPGYKYMAPAARETFSQYYTALKGACRLLCELKWQFDIVTDFSDWDKYELLVLPDRTPLNEEWAGRIRKHLDKGGAILSSAWSGLDPEGKDFVFEDWGLHFAGEDPYDPAFFRPSAEVAEKMPDMPVTLYQKGTCIEPLPGTEVLAEIIAPYYNRHWDGEHGFVYLPPDKPTGRAALTQKGRLGHFSHPVFSSYNLDAQVPIKQIVANLLGRIMPNPLVKAPGLPSFARANVTAQPGRRMLHLMSYVPERRGGTVDMIEERIELRDVAVALRADGHEVKSVYLAPDRQALPFEVRDGYIHTTVPEVDGYAMVVFED; the protein is encoded by the coding sequence ATGCATGACCCCAAGTGGTGTATCTTCTTTGACTTCCATACGATGCCGGCGTGCCCTGACGTCGGCGCCGGGTTCGACTTCGACGCCATCACCGGCCAACTCGCCGACTGCGGCGTGGACTACATGGTATTCCCGGCCCGCTGCAATCTCGGCGTGGCCTACTACAACACCAAGGTCGGCATCCGCCATCCCTCGCTGCAGTACGACCTCATCGGCAAGCTCTCCGAGGCCTGCCAGAAGCGCGGCATCGCGCTGTCGTGCTACATCAACACCGGCCTCAGCCACGAGGAGGCCCTCCTCCACCGCGAATGGTGCGTGCTCAATCCCGAGGGGTACACCTATCGCCCCAACCGTCTCGACCACTTCTTCCGCCAGATGTGCTACAACACCGGCTACACCGAACACCTGGAGGAGATGATCCGCGAGCTCGTCTCCGGGTATCCGATCTCCGGCCTGTTCTTTGACTGCATGCACACCCAGCCCTGCGTGGGCGTCGAGTGCATCCGCGAGATGAAGGAACTGGGCGTGAACTGGCAGTGCGACGAGGAACTGCACCAGTACAACTACATGAAGATGAACCGCTTCGCACGGCGGATTGCCGATACCGCGAAGGCCGTCAACCCGAACCTTCTGCTCTACTGCAACGGGGTCGACTACGAGGCGCAGAGCGACATCGGCACCTACCTGGAGTTCGAGTGCCTCCCCACCGGCGGCTGGGGCTATGAGACCCTTCCGGTCGGTGCTCGCTACCTGCGGACCCTGGGCAAGCCGGTCCTGAACATGAGCGGACGGTTCCACAAGTCCTGGGGCGACTTCGGCGGCATCCGCACCGAGGCCAGTCTCGAGTACGACTGCGTGTACGGTATGGCCAACGCCATGCGCACCACCATCGGCGACCACTTCCACCCGCGCGGCGACATCAACAAGGCGGTCTTCGACCTCTACAAGCGTCTCTACGACCGGCTCCAGCGCTATGAGCCCTGGCTGGACAAGGCTACCGCCGAGGTCGACACCGCGATCGTGTGGCCCTATCCCTACCCCGGCTACAAGTACATGGCACCGGCAGCCCGCGAGACCTTCTCGCAGTACTACACGGCCCTGAAGGGCGCTTGCCGACTGCTGTGCGAGCTCAAGTGGCAGTTCGACATCGTCACCGACTTCTCGGACTGGGACAAGTACGAGCTGCTCGTGCTGCCCGACCGCACTCCCCTCAACGAGGAATGGGCAGGGCGAATCCGCAAGCACCTCGACAAGGGTGGTGCGATCCTCTCGAGCGCCTGGTCGGGTCTGGATCCCGAGGGCAAGGACTTCGTCTTCGAGGATTGGGGCCTGCACTTCGCCGGCGAGGACCCCTATGACCCGGCGTTCTTCCGCCCCTCTGCCGAGGTCGCCGAGAAGATGCCGGACATGCCCGTCACGCTCTACCAGAAGGGCACCTGCATCGAACCGCTGCCGGGAACGGAGGTTCTTGCGGAGATCATCGCCCCCTACTACAACCGCCATTGGGACGGCGAGCACGGGTTCGTGTATCTGCCGCCGGACAAGCCAACTGGACGAGCGGCACTCACCCAGAAGGGTCGTCTCGGGCACTTCAGCCACCCGGTGTTCAGCAGCTACAACCTCGATGCGCAGGTGCCCATCAAGCAGATCGTAGCGAACCTGCTGGGCCGCATCATGCCGAATCCGCTGGTGAAGGCGCCCGGTCTTCCTTCCTTTGCCCGTGCCAACGTCACGGCTCAGCCCGGTCGCCGGATGCTGCACCTGATGTCCTATGTGCCGGAGCGCCGTGGCGGCACCGTGGACATGATCGAGGAGCGTATCGAACTGCGGGACGTCGCCGTCGCGCTGCGTGCGGACGGCCATGAGGTCAAGTCCGTATACCTGGCGCCCGATCGGCAGGCACTGCCCTTCGAGGTCCGCGACGGCTATATCCACACCACCGTGCCGGAGGTGGACGGTTACGCGATGGTGGTATTCGAGGACTAG
- a CDS encoding BNR-4 repeat-containing protein — MRRRLLPLLTLLLVAASCLTQAAEPVTAPPKETLPVTSPTYPLFGGCGGVYLYAESGPLVVDLFKRDRNTRDTTAELRAILVGPDRQVLQEVSIPDDRKPTGSGLGPMEQVTLSTTVERAGVYAVNITVSQDRYGDNLLWGFKTNCRRFLVETARGHRDRRHEEPIVLGSPEQPGDVCFLPRKGEMNLDASGLLASAGPLQLFDGAGKLVKELPVDNTGKTEASFPADPSRGDKPWRLHFPAAKGVLNLDGLTRWETKDAAPDLCYWSPDLTSWFPFLRSRWLLSPYSTTVYGDAGEPQQVTFQVHNNADEERGVQLALEFDGAPWPVQLSTQEVRVKGRSAVPVSLQFSFPTDGKPHQLRLRATTEDDGFSTYSTVLLKPGNAPATQALKMPILLKPYQHENEQFGYRPDYPLQNQMYFDPSNHAVTEVAGGISMLVDGRWTTIDLSRAVTARVPDFKGETFSLSTTKVGFDREGGLYLLATCAGTPVLLHSADRGKTFTAYVIPGRRGALDLEQCSGHNLPDGPMPFVRFVATASDPKLIWRRINDLELFVPRKVGDRLDLGQPILISRECIGFSGHSGMPSSVVSRGSKVHVIWGEATDPEAKAPGVPTYVVTYDRETGKLTTPALVGYGPPANDIHNTPSMTMDADGYLHILVGTHGRPFQYARSLKPNDSSAGWTEPQAPGADLSQTYVGLVCGADNTLHTTFRLWRSGEPFPASSYATLAYQRKRPGQPWEEPRILILAPFSEYSVFYHRLTIDQRGRLFLSYDYWSTYWFYRNDHFGSRRALLMSPDGGDTWKLVQTSDLQ; from the coding sequence ATGCGACGACGTCTGCTTCCCCTGCTCACCCTTCTGCTGGTGGCAGCCTCATGCCTGACCCAGGCTGCGGAACCAGTTACCGCTCCCCCAAAGGAGACCCTTCCGGTGACGAGCCCGACCTATCCGCTCTTTGGCGGCTGTGGTGGAGTGTATCTGTATGCAGAATCAGGCCCCCTCGTAGTGGACCTCTTCAAGCGCGACCGCAACACTCGCGATACCACGGCCGAGCTGCGGGCGATTCTCGTCGGTCCGGATCGCCAGGTGCTCCAGGAGGTCTCGATCCCGGATGACCGCAAGCCCACGGGCAGTGGGCTTGGTCCGATGGAGCAGGTTACGCTGAGCACCACCGTTGAGCGCGCGGGCGTGTATGCAGTCAACATCACAGTCTCGCAGGACCGCTACGGTGACAACCTGCTCTGGGGCTTCAAGACCAACTGCCGACGCTTCCTGGTAGAGACGGCACGAGGGCACAGGGATCGGCGACATGAGGAGCCCATCGTCCTGGGCAGCCCGGAGCAACCCGGTGATGTGTGCTTCCTCCCCCGCAAGGGCGAGATGAACCTTGACGCGAGCGGTCTGCTGGCTTCCGCCGGTCCGCTGCAGCTCTTCGACGGCGCAGGGAAGCTGGTCAAGGAGCTGCCGGTCGACAACACCGGCAAGACGGAGGCAAGCTTCCCTGCCGACCCCTCACGCGGAGACAAGCCCTGGCGCCTGCATTTCCCCGCCGCCAAGGGTGTCCTCAACCTCGACGGCCTCACGCGCTGGGAGACGAAGGATGCAGCCCCCGACCTTTGCTACTGGTCACCTGATCTGACTTCCTGGTTCCCCTTCCTGCGCAGCCGCTGGCTGCTCTCGCCCTACAGCACCACGGTCTACGGCGATGCTGGGGAACCGCAGCAAGTGACCTTCCAGGTGCACAACAACGCCGACGAGGAGCGCGGGGTGCAGTTGGCCCTGGAGTTCGACGGGGCACCCTGGCCGGTGCAGCTCTCCACCCAGGAGGTCCGCGTCAAGGGTCGCTCGGCGGTCCCGGTCTCCCTGCAGTTCAGCTTCCCGACCGACGGGAAGCCACATCAGCTCCGCCTGCGCGCCACCACGGAGGACGACGGGTTCTCGACCTACTCGACGGTGCTGCTCAAGCCAGGCAACGCACCGGCGACGCAAGCCCTCAAGATGCCCATCCTGCTGAAGCCCTATCAGCACGAGAACGAGCAGTTCGGCTACAGGCCCGACTACCCGCTGCAGAACCAGATGTACTTTGACCCCTCGAACCACGCCGTCACGGAGGTTGCCGGCGGCATCTCGATGCTGGTCGATGGGCGCTGGACCACCATCGACCTGAGTCGCGCAGTGACCGCACGCGTGCCGGACTTCAAGGGCGAGACCTTCTCCCTGTCGACCACGAAGGTCGGCTTTGACCGTGAGGGCGGCCTGTACCTGCTGGCGACCTGCGCAGGTACTCCTGTGCTCCTGCACTCGGCGGACCGAGGCAAGACCTTCACCGCCTATGTGATCCCCGGCCGTCGCGGCGCCCTGGACCTCGAGCAGTGCTCCGGCCACAATCTACCGGACGGGCCGATGCCCTTTGTGCGGTTCGTCGCGACGGCCTCCGACCCCAAGCTCATCTGGCGGCGTATCAACGACCTCGAGCTGTTCGTACCGCGCAAGGTCGGTGACCGTCTGGATCTCGGTCAGCCGATCCTGATCTCGCGCGAATGTATCGGCTTTTCCGGGCACTCCGGGATGCCGTCCTCCGTGGTATCGCGGGGCTCGAAGGTCCACGTCATCTGGGGCGAAGCGACCGACCCGGAGGCGAAGGCTCCTGGTGTTCCGACCTACGTGGTGACCTATGACCGCGAGACGGGCAAGCTCACAACACCGGCCCTGGTCGGATACGGGCCGCCCGCCAATGACATTCACAACACCCCCAGCATGACGATGGACGCTGACGGGTATCTGCACATCCTGGTGGGCACTCACGGCAGGCCCTTCCAGTACGCCCGCTCGTTGAAGCCCAACGATTCCAGCGCGGGCTGGACAGAGCCTCAAGCACCGGGCGCTGACCTGAGCCAGACCTACGTGGGTCTGGTCTGTGGCGCCGACAACACGCTCCACACCACCTTCCGTCTCTGGCGGAGCGGCGAGCCCTTCCCGGCGAGCTCCTACGCCACCCTGGCCTATCAGCGCAAGCGTCCCGGCCAGCCCTGGGAGGAGCCCCGCATCCTCATCCTTGCGCCCTTCTCCGAGTACAGCGTGTTCTACCACCGACTCACCATCGATCAGCGCGGGCGGCTGTTCCTGTCCTACGACTACTGGTCGACCTACTGGTTCTACCGCAACGATCATTTCGGTTCGCGTCGCGCGCTGCTCATGTCGCCCGACGGAGGCGATACCTGGAAGCTGGTGCAGACCTCCGACCTGCAGTGA